One Helianthus annuus cultivar XRQ/B chromosome 7, HanXRQr2.0-SUNRISE, whole genome shotgun sequence genomic region harbors:
- the LOC110866149 gene encoding putative UPF0481 protein At3g02645, with amino-acid sequence MTFPIGNGDLELGDVNMIQDTFQSLLDSIENEVNHFNRVLPQIARVPRTLRELNPSSFNPRVVSIGPLHRDDNNVQAFEKQKIICLNNLLRRTSPSFGDLLKSCVQKAYSKMKQIKAFYVWEKTIDDAVVAKMMVVDACFILEFIHWYSTSDEPFLGNKLLPKTIIFDLVLLENQIPLFFLNEIYECTILKTAPNLSFIEFIHPILNDLSLFEDEIKINKISIDTSPHILSLLHECYKPRDDIKSNYLESPIHSAVDLDRAGVKFKPNQSPNWPMEMGVTSSMFPCFSWCWGNKTLRMPVFLVHDFTELVLRNLIAYEHSYQTRNHITSYAFVMDMLVNTQEDVAKLVDSEVLVNDLGSNKEAANMINNICKEVTGEYSFYCEQCEMLKEYCDGYWPKNITWLMKTYFSSPWNIIALFAGIILFALTVVQTVFTIKSAGSN; translated from the coding sequence ATGACATTCCCTATAGGCAACGGTGATTTGGAGCTTGGAGATGTAAACATGATTCAAGACACCTTCCAAAGTCTTCTTGATTCTATAGAAAACGAAGTCAACCATTTTAACCGCGTTTTGCCACAGATTGCCAGAGTACCTCGTACCCTACGAGAACTCAACCCCAGTTCTTTTAACCCTCGGGTGGTCTCTATTGGACCTCTGCATAGAGATGACAACAATGTGCAAGCATTTGAAAAGCAGAAAATAATTTGTTTGAATAATCTACTGCGTCGTACAAGTCCCTCATTTGGGGATTTATTGAAATCATGTGTGCAGAAGGCCTACTCTAAAATGAAACAAATCAAGGCATTTTATGTTTGGGAGAAGACCATTGATGATGCGGTAGTTGCCAAAATGATGGTTGTGGATGCTTGTTTCATACTTGAGTTCATTCACTGGTATTCGACATCCGATGAACCATTTTTGGGAAATAAGTTGCTGCCCAAAACTATAATTTTTGACTTGGTATTGCTAGAAAACCAGATCCCTTTGTTTTTTCTTAATGAAATATATGAGTGCACAATATTGAAAACTGCTCCTAATCTCTCCTTTATTGAATTTATTCATCCAATTTTAAATGATCTCAGCCTCTTTGAAGATGAaataaaaatcaacaaaatttCCATTGATACATCACCTCATATTCTAAGCCTTCTACATGAATGTTACAAGCCTCGAGATGATATTAAATCAAATTACTTAGAGTCACCAATCCATTCGGCTGTAGATCTAGACAGGGCAGGGGTCAAGTTCAAACCTAACCAAAGTCCAAACTGGCCCATGGAGATGGGTGTGACGTCATCTATGTTCCCATGTTTTTCATGGTGTTGGGGTAACAAAACTCTTAGAATGCCGGTATTTCTTGTTCATGATTTCACAGAGTTGGTGTTAAGGAATCTCATTGCTTACGAGCACTCCTACCAAACTCGTAATCATATTACATCATATGCTTTTGTCATGGATATGCTAGTTAATACTCAAGAAGATGTTGCTAAGTTGGTAGATTCAGAAGTCCTTGTTAACGACCTGGGTTCAAATAAAGAAGCTGCTAATATGATCAACAACATATGCAAAGAAGTTACAGGTGAATATTCCTTTTACTGTGAACAATGTGAAATGTTGAAAGAGTATTGCGATGGCTATTGGCCAAAAAATATAACTTGGTTGATGAAAACTTACTTTAGTAGTCCATGGAATATCATTGCTTTATTTGCTGGAATCATTCTATTTGCTCTAACCGTGGTTCAGACCGTATTTACTATTAAGTCTGCTGGAAGCAACTAA